In Shewanella glacialimarina, the genomic stretch CAACACTTTCTACGAATTTAGCTGTTGCTAATTCTTTTAAAAGTGCTACTGCTTCGTTGATGTCATACTGCTTAGTACCATCAACTTTTTCGCGAATTACGCGAGCGCGTTTACTTAGCTTTGCCATTATATTAGTCCTCTACTACCAAACCCATTGAACGTGCAGTACCTTCAATTGAGCGAGTCATCGCTTCAATATCAGCACCAGTCATATCAGCCGCTTTAGATTCAGCAATTTCCTGAACAGCGCTACGCTTGATAGTTCCTACTTTCTGTGTATTAGGACGGCCTGAACCTGATTTCAAACCTGCTGCTTTAAGCAGTAGGAAAGATGCAGGTGGAGTCTTAGTTTCAAAAGTGAAAGAACGGTCACTGTATACAGTGATAACAACAGGAATTGGCATACCTTTTTCGAACTTTTCAGTACGAGCGTTGAATGCTTTACAGAATTCCATGATGTTCACACCTTTTTGACCTAAAGCAGGACCAACTGGTGGAGACGGGTTTGCAGCACCGGCTGCTACTTGTAGCTTAATATAAGCTTCAATCTTCTTTGCCATGTCGACATTTCCTCTATTTGGGTTCAAACGCATCTTGGCGACATGCCAATTTGCTCCCCCTGAAACAACGGGTGCGAATTATACAAAAATCCACACCCGCAAACAATCAATATTTTGTGGTTATTTTAATCAGCTTTTTTCAACTTGATGAAAATCAAGTTCAACAGGTGTTGAGCGACCAAAAATCATCACAGAAACTTTAACGCGATTCTTCTCATAATCGACTTCTTCGATAGTTCCGTTAAAGTCAGCAAATGGTCCGTCACACACACGAACCACTTCACCTGGCTCATAAATAACACGGTGTGTCGGCGAAGTAACAGTGTCTTGTAAACGCTGTAATATGTTATTAGCTTCTTTCTCTGAAATCGGCGCAGGACGATCTGATGTTCCACCAATAAAGCCCATTACACGAGGAATGCTCTTTACTAAGTGCCAACTATCATCATTCATTTCCATTTGGACTAACACATAGCCCGGAAAGAATTTACGCTCACTTTTACGACGTTGACCTGCACGCATTTCAACGACTTCTTCTGTTGGCACTAAAATCTCGCCGAAGTAATCTTCCATACTGTGCATTTTGATATGTTCAAGTAGTGTTTTAAGTACACGACCTTCATAACCTGAAAAGGCTTGAATAACATACCATCTTTTCTTCGCTTCTGTAGCTTCAGTCATGTTTAAATGCCTATACGCCTGTAATTAAATTCACAACTCGCAATAAGATTGCGTCTAATCCCCAAAGGATCAATGCAACAACACCTGTTGCAGCAAGAACAATAAACGTTGTGGTAAGAGCTTCTTGGCGAGTTGGCCAGATCACTTTACGCACTTCAATATGTGCTTCGCGAGCAAATGAAAGTGCTTGCTTACCTTTAACGGTTTGAAATGCTATGAAGCCAGCAATTGCAAAAGTGACAATTACACCAGCAACACGGGCCACTACACTGGCTTCTGCAAAAAATTGGTTAGCTATAACTGCTGCTAAAACTAGCAATACAGCCACGCTCCACTTCACGATATCCAGAGAATTACCCTGGCTTTCAGTACTTGTTGTCATCTGTTAATTCCGTTACTCAATACGACCTGAGCTTAGCAACAGTGAACTGCCACTACATTCCCGAGTTACCCCAGAAACTATCACAGCACAGGGTCAAAAATCGGTCATAGATTGTATTCTGATTCAGCTCTATTCGCAACATGACTGGTGGTCTTATGCGAATAAATCAGTAAAAAACTTGCATTTTATCTTAACGCAGGCAGCCAAAACAAAAAAGGAAGCCTAAGCTTCCTTTTTCAGTGTTAACTAAATTCGCAATTAAGCAATAATTTTAGCTACAACACCAGCACCAACTGTACGGCCACCTTCACGGATAGCGAAACGTAAACCGTCGTCCATCGCGATTGGGTAAATCAAAGTAACAACCATCTTGATGTTGTCACCAGGCATTACCATTTCTACACCTTCCGGCAATTCAATAGTACCAGTTACGTCCGTTGTACGGAAGTAGAACTGTGGACGGTATCCTTTGAAGAATGGAGTGTGACGTCCGCCTTCTTCTTTTGATAACACGTATACTTCTGATTCGAAAGTAGTGTGTGGGTTGATTGAACCAGGCTTAGCTAGTACTTGGCCACGTTCTACGTCATCACGCTTAGTACCACGTAATAACACACCACAGTTCTCGCCAGCACGACCTTCGTCAAGTAGCTTACGGAACATTTCTACACCAGTACAAGTTGTTTTAGTAGTGTCTTTAACACCTACAATTTCAACTTCGTCTGATACGCGTACAATACCACGCTCAACACGACCAGTTACCACTGTACCACGACCTGAAATCGAGAATACGTCTTCGATTGGTAGTAGGAATGGCTTATCGATGTCACGCTCTGGCTCTGGAATATAAGTATCTAAAGCTTCAGCTAGTTCAAGAATTTTAGCTTCCCATTCCGGCTGGCCTTCTAGTGCCTTAAGCGCAGAACCTTGGATAACTGGTAAGTCATCGCCTGGGAAGTCGTATTCTGAAAGAAGTTCACGAACTTCCATCTCTACTAATTCTAGTAATTCTTCGTCATCTACCATGTCACATTTGTTCATGAATACGATGATGAAAGGTACGCCAACCTGACGTGAAAGCAGGATGTGCTCACGAGTCTGTGGCATTGGGCCGTCTGTAGCAGCTACTACTAAGATTGCGCCGTCCATCTGTGCAGCACCAGTGATCATGTTTTTAACATAATCCGCGTGACCTGGACAGTCTACGTGTGCGTAGTGACGAACTGGTGTGTCATATTCGATGTGAGAAGTATTAATTGTAATACCGCGCTCACGCTCTTCTGGAGCGTTATCGATTTGAGCGAAGTTTTTAACTTCACCACCATAAGTCTTAGCTAACACAGCAGAAATAGCTGCAGTTAAAGTTGTTTTACCATGGTCAACGTGACCGATGGTGCCTACGTTTACGTGGGGCTTCTTACGTTCAAATTTAGCTTTTGCCATGGTATAGCCTCAATCCAATAGTTTGGTGATGAAAACACACACATAATAAAAATCCGATGCATATAAATATGACATCGAATCGTTTTTTAGTCAGGCGATTATTTTTTGTAGGATGTTGCTGATAAGCATGGTTGTAAGACCGACTAACCCTGACAAAAGGTCTGCTCAATTAATTGAGCTGTATCAGCGAACAATTGGAGCGGATGGCGGGAATCGAACCCGCGTTATCAGCTTGGAAGGCTGGAGTAATACCATTATACGACATCCGCGCAACCTACATAGGCTACCTAACTACCTAAAAAATGGTGGAGGGAGAAGGATTCGAACCTTCGAAGGCTGAGCCGTCAGATTTACAGTCTGATCCCTTTGGCCACTCGGGAACCCCTCCAGAAAAATGGTGCCGGCACCAAGAGTCGAACTCGGGACCTACTGATTACAAGTCAGTTGCTCTACCAACTGAGCTATGCCGGCGCATCATTTCGGGAACGGATATTAGGTAAATGTGACGCTAAGTGCAATAGAAAAATTATAAAAAAGCTAAATAAAGTCTCAATTGTCGTTTTTTTATTCGGGACGAGGTAAATATAGCCAAATTTTAACCATTATTTTTATTCGGTCAGATAATTGAATCTTAAAGTATTGTTCCAGTATTACGGATCGTGTAATGTGCCAGACCCAGTATAAAGTTGGTTTATTAATGAAAAACTGCATTCAACAAGCGCTGTACCTCTCCTTCGAACGCCATAAATGGTCGGAGTTGCGCAATTCTGTTCCCTTAACATTAAGCCAAGAAGAACTTGAAAGCTTAAGAGGCATGAATGAAAAGTTATCATTAGATGAAGTAACCGATATTTATTTACCACTAAGCCGCCTACTGAACCTTATTGTAGGAGCAAAGCAGCAACGCGGAATGATAGTGGATAAGTTTTTAGAACAAAGCACTTCGCGATCACCCTATATTATCAGTATAGCTGGTAGTGTTGCGGTTGGGAAAAGTACCACTGCGCGTATCCTGCAAACCTTATTACAACGCTGGCCAGAACATCCAAAAGTTGATTTAGTCACAACCGATGGTTTCCTCTACCCTCTCGCTGATTTAAAGCGCAAGGGATTACTCCAGCGTAAAGGCTTTCCTGAAAGTTATGACATGAAAATGTTAGTTGACTTCATATCCGCGGTGAAAACTGGTGAGCCGCGTGTTTTAGCACCTTTATATTCCCATGTGACCTATGATAGATGTCATGATCAGCATCAAGTGATAGAACAACCGGATATTATTATACTTGAAGGGTTAAATGTTTTACAAACTGGTTTAGATTCCCCCATTGATATAAGACGACCCTTTGTATCTGACTTTGTCGACTTTTCAATATATGTTGATGCAGAAGAGCATTTATTAAAAGAATGGTATCAGCAGCGATTTTTACAATTTCGAAAAGGAGCATTTAGCGACCCATTATCTTTTTTTCATCACTACGCAGCATTGTCTGATAGTGAGGCTAATGGTATTTCAGCTAACATTTGGGACACGATTAATGGCCCAAATTTAAACCTTAACATTCAACCGACCCGAGAACGTGCAAATTTGATCCTCAAAAAAGGTGAAAACCATTTAATGGATAATGTTTTACTGAGAAAGTAGCCTTTAGTTCACACGCGCTAATTAGGCGCGTCTTAAACTTATTTCACCGCCAATAAACATTTTTAGGCCTTCATTAGTGTCTATTAAAACCCCTCCTTGCTGGTCTATTCCCTTATAGATTCCTTCAACCTCATTGGGTGCCATCAGCAACTTGACTGGCTTATCAGTAAATAAGTCATACTGCTGCCAAAAATCAACAAATGGTTTCAAACCCTGCTTGTCAAAAAGTTGGATATCACTTTTTAAATGTTGATGTAGTTTTGCTAATAGCATGGTTTTATCAGGTAATTCGTTTTGGCTAGTTAAATCACTCCATGGCTGGTCGATTAGCTCGCCTTGTACAACCGACATACTCATATTAATACCAAAGCCAATCACCAATTCAGTTTGTTGTGTATTGGTTTGAGCCACTTCAATTAAAATACCTGCCAGCTTTTTACCCTCTAAATAAATATCATTAGGCCATTTAAGCCCAAGACCAGTCACTCCCATCTCAGTTAACGCTTTGACAATTGAGCAGGCTATAACGAGACTTAATCCCATAGCTTTGGTTGCATCACTGTCAAAGCGCCAAAATAGGGATGCATAAAGGTGGTTACCGTAGGGAGACTGCCACTGTCTACCACGCCTGCCTCGGCCGGCGGATTGATATTCAGCAATACAGATATCGCCAGACTTAAGGTCTTCATGGTGGCTTAACAAAAAGCTATTAGTGCTATTTATTTCATCAAAATAAAAGCATCTGTTGTCTATCTGGTTAATCAATCGATTCTCATCAACTAACGCAATTTGATTGGCTAGCTTATAACCTTTGCCTTTGACAGTAAAAATCTCGACACCATACTCTGATAATGAGTCAATATGCTGATTAACCGCCATTCGAGTCAATCCAATTTGGCTGGCTATTTTTTCCCCTGAAATAAAATAATCTGCACTTAATAAGGACAGTATTGAACGTTTACGCGACCAATGTTCATTCATGATAAAACGACCTCTCCAAATTGCGCCATCATTCTAGGTTCAGTTTCTAGGGATATTTCAAATCGCTGCTCAATAACATCGATAACATGTAACGCGAGTTGACAGATGTCATTCCCCGTTGCATTCGCAGAGTTGACGAGCACTAGTGCTTGCAGTTGATGAACCGATGCACCGCCGATAGAAAACCCTTTAAGCCCAGCATTTTCGATTAACCAGCCTGCGGCTAGTTTTACTAGACCATTTTCTAAGTTGTAGCCGATTATTTGTGGAAATTTATCTTTTAAAGTTTCAAATTTATCAGTGTTAATAATTGGGTTTTTAAAAAAACTGCCTACATTTCCTAATACTGCTGGATCTGGTAATTTTGACTGTCTTATTTGACAAACCAAGTCAAAGAGCTGTTTCGGGCTAACGTTCGCAGAGTCTAACGAGCTTAACGGAGAGTAATCTAACTGCGGATCCCAAACTTTAGTTAACTTAATTTTGACCGCTGTAATGACAGCTTTGTGTTTAAGTTGTTGTTTGAAAATAGACTCTCTGTAATCAAATTGACAATTTTCAGCACTAATTTCAAACAATTGTGATGAATCAAGATCGAGGAACTCGACAGAATGGCAAACCTGACTAAATTCCACCCCGTAAGCACCGATATTTTGGATCGGTGCAGCACCAACAGTTCCAGGTATTAACGCTAAGTTTTCAATACCGTAGAAATTATGTTCTACGCAATACGCCACCAGCTCATGCCAACTCTCACCAGCTTCAACAGTAAGCAGTACCTCATCCCCTTCTTGTTCTACAGCAATCCCTTTAGTTGCAATTTTAACCACAGATCCAGCAAAGTCTTCTGTGAAAACAACATTGCTGCCACCACCGAGTATCATTAACGCTTTATCTGAGTGATATAAGGATAGACAAGTCTCGATAAGAGACGCTTTAGAATCTACGACAAGTAGTTCATCACAAGACTGTTCTAGTCCAAGGGTATTGTGTTTAAGTAGAGATACTGACATATAGGTAACATGGTAAATACAAGATGATTTATTGTAACAGGTATCGTGCAAATCAAAAAAACCAAAATACTTAGCACAACGAACAAATGCTTTATTGTTAATTTTATTAATTTTAAACGTAAAACCCAGATATACATTACCATGAGACTCGCTTAACACAATTTTGTAGGAGTCGTTCAACTACCCAGTAAACATGTGTATTGTCGTAATTTTATATTTATTTTACCCCGTAAGATGAGTGCTCAACGATCGACTTTATCGCTTAAGCTGGGCTATTTATTACTAGAGTGGTATTATCCCGCCCCCTTGCTCGCCGCGCCCCATTAAAAGGTGATGGCTGAACAAGATATAATCATAATAAATCTCTGTACACGTTGTGGGCGCTAGCATACCCAGAACCAATAAAATTGCGGGTTCCCTCACCCCGCCTAATCTCAATAAAAAGGCCACAAGATGTTAACACTTACTCAGACGCAAACGCGCCGTGCGCTGCTATTTTTAGTCAGCTTTCATATACTGATAATTTGCGCCAGCAATTACCTGGTCCAGTTACCGTTCCAAGTATTCGGCTATCACACCACCTGGGGAGCATTTAGCTTTCCTTTTGTGTATTTAGCCACGGACCTCACTGTGCGTATATTTGGCCAGCAAGCTGCAAGACAAATCATTTTTAAAGCCATGTTTCCAGCTTTAATCGTGTCATATTTAATTGGCGTACTATTTCATCAAGGTCAATTTCAACAATTCGGCGCCTTACTCGAAGCCAATACTTTTGTATTCCGCATCGCCTTTGCAAGCTTCATTGCTTATCTTATTGGTCAATTAATGGATATCACGGTATTCGCCCAGTTAAGAAAAGCCCGTGCATGGTGGATAGCCCCTGCAGCGTCAACCTTAATTGGTAACTTAGTCGACACTTTAGTCTTTTTCAGTGTGGCATTTTATGCCTCTACCGATACTTTTATGGCGCAACACTGGCCAGAAATAGCGACCATAGATTATGGTTTTAAATTGATTGTCAGTTTGGGATTATTTTTACCCGCTTACGGGGTGTTATTGCGGGTATTACAAGATAAATTATTAAGTACGCATCAACATTCAAGACGCATTTTATAACCCTATTTGATAATAGAATAATAAGCGTGATGGTATCGGCTATCGCGCTTTTTTATTGTCTTAAAGTTGGTAAATGAAGTGTAAAGAATAAAAAAAGAGTTTATTTAACTTGCAAACGATAATGAGAATGATTATTATTCATTTGCGTTCCAAAGCTCAGTAATGATTTTAAAGATTCATCACCTTTATTGTTACGCTGAGTTCGCAAGCACGACATTGCTCACACTCTTTGTGGCCGGATTAATCATCCGGCTTTTTTTTGCTTAAAATTCATCAGCAAATACATTTGGACGGCAACTTGAGTTCAAGATAAACCACAGCCTCTAACGTCTATCATGCTAATCATCAAATCTCATATAATCGCCAGTGACTCACGCCTGCCTTACCGCTTAGACAAACTGCAGTCCCTCGAAAGGGTTATTGGTTTGTTCATCTTTGGCCCTATGGTAAAGACCAATGATAAATACTGTACCCTTACCTTCGGTTGATTTCACCTCAATAGTACCGCCTAAGCGCTTTATAATACCGTAGCTTAACGATAAACCTAAACCTGTACCGTCTTTACGTGTGGTGTAAAATGGGTCGAATATACGGCTTAATTGTTCTGAGTTAATCCCCACACCTTCATCTTCAACTTCAATCTTTACCCCTATAGGTTCATCACCTTCAAGCCAGTCTTGGGTTCGAATCCAAATTTTGCCTTTACCATTATCATTCCTAGCTTCAATAGCATGGGCGGCATTAACGACTAAGTTAATTAGCACTTGTTGTAATTGCGGTCGATTAACCTCAACTGGACAACTTGCATTAAGCGCTTTAACTAGAACAACCTCTTGCTTTTGTATTGAGTGACGCACCAACACTAAAACTTCTTCAACAATCGGGGTCATCTGATGCATTTCGATGGGGGCATTAAATTCACCAGGGCGACTGTACTGCAATAAGCTACGAATAATAGTGCTTATACGTCCCACTTGCTGGATCACGAGATCAATCTCTTCTGATACTTGCTCAGCTTGATCACCTAATTCATACTTTAATAACTCCATATTACCTAGAATCACAGCGGTAGGATTATTAATTTCATGGGCAATACCCGCCGTTAACTCACCTAATGCGGTTAGTTTTTCATTGGTAACCAATTGCTGACGAGTTTCATTCAGTAATTCGACATTACGTTGTAATTCTTCGGTTTTATCTTGCAAGCTTTTAGTGCGCTGCTCCACCTTTAATTCGAGTTGCTCTGCTGCGGCTTGAATCTGTAAATTTCGTCTTTGCAGTAAGTCCAACATACTGTCGAACTGTTCAGCTAAATGGGCCAGTTCATTATCACGATCTAAACCTAGCTCACCTATACGAACATTACGCCCTGATTGTACCGCCTTAACCACCTGATGAATGCGTTCAATAGGCTTTAATAAACTGTAAGCACCACGATAAACCAGTAAGCCTGAGCCAAATAATACCAGCATTAAGATACTGCCTAACTCAATAATATTAAGTAGATAAATATTAATAAAAGGCGCTTCAGAAAAACCGGTATACACCATACCCACTCGTTTGCCATAGATATCAAGCAAAGGGGCGTAGGCGGAAATGTACCAGTCATTAAACACAAATGCCCTATCAACCCAAGTTTGTCCATCCACTAGTACTTTTTGCTTCACCTCTTCTGATACTAAGGTGCCTAGCGCGCGATTTTTTTCAGAATATTGTGATGACGAGGCATTCATTGGCACGTTAGTACTTACTCGAACATTGTCTAAAAAAACAGTTACTGTACCTATTGAATGTGCGGGTAAAGTCCCTTTGTCATAAACAAGGTTACTAATGTGATCGACAATAACGGTATCTTTGTTGAATAAATTGCCACCATCAAGATACCAATTCACTGAAGAGTCTGAATTTATTATTGGCAGTACACTTCTACTCACTAAGCCGCGATGTTCCTGCTGCTTTCTTGGTGCTAACGCTCTTTGAGTAGGTTTAAGATCAATCGTCGCATATTGTGCTAATTGTGGGTCTATCTCTTTTAAACGTTCAGAAGTCAACACCATTACCCCTGAAGCCGGATTGCGAGGTTTGTGACGCAATAAAGCACTTAAGTCGGGGTTTTTTTCAACTTGTTCTACACTTATGATCCGTAAAAAGTCTAAGTTAAATTGCTGTTGAGTTTGCGTTAATACTTCTGCAATAGTCTGCAGCGCTTGTTGATTATTTTTATCTTGTTGGAGTTGACTAAACGCAGTTTGAAAGGCCCATGAATTTGCCAGATGAACAAGCTGTTGCTCTTGACGGATTTGAACCTGTTGCAGTGTATTTTCGGCAACAGCTAAATCAGCTTTAACCTTCATAAATAACTGTTGACTGGTATAACTAATATTCCAGTAAATAGTAATAAATACTAGGCTTATTAATGTCATTAAGATCGGCAATAGTGTCAGAATTAATAGCCGATAACGCACCTTAGCCTGCATTTGCTGCCAACTGATATCGAATATTCGTTTGAAAAGTGACACGATTAACCTTCCTCTTGATCCTCGCAGCTATCTTGCCCGAACCAATCTTTGTACTTCCTGTCTAATGTTTTTCGCGATACGCCCAAATCTCTTGCCGCTGCGGATTTATTGCCGTCATGGGAGTCAACCACCTGTGTTACATGCTGTTTTTCAACATCTTTTAATGTCCAGCTTAAGGGGTAGCCGTAATTATCTACTGTTTCTGCCTGTTCAGCTTTTTTCCAATACTCTGCAGGAGGTTTACCTAATAAAATACATCGCTCAATCATATTCTTAAGCTCACGGATATTACCTGGCCATTCATGTTGCTTTAATACTTGTAAATCTTCATGGCTCCATAGAACTGGTTTAATGCCCAAGTCTTGTGATATCTGTACCGTAAAATGATGGGTTAATTCCACCACATCTTCAGGACGAGCCCGTAAAGGTGGAATTAAAATATTAAGCACATTTAAACGGTAATATAGATCCCGACGAAAATGGCCTTGGTCAACTTCTTCAATTAACAATCTGTTAGTGGCCGCCACAACCCGCACATCAATAGCAACTTCTTTCTCGCTACCCACAGGGCGAATTGCACGTTGCTCTAACACTCTTAGCAATGCCGTTTGCATGTTCATCGGCATTTCGCCAATCTCATCTAAAAAAATAGTCCCACCGGAAGCAAAACTAAATAACCCTTCCCGAGACGCTTTAGCCCCGGTAAATGATCCAGCTATATGACCAAAGAGCTCACTGGCTAATAGTTCTGGAGCTATAGCACCACAGTTTACCGGCACAAATGGCCCTTTACGGCCGCTTAGCAGATGTAACTGACGTGCGACTAATTCTTTACCTGTACCTGACTCGCCTTCAATTAACACCACTGCATTGGTTGGAGCAACACGCTCTATCACTTGCTTTACTTCGTTAATAGCATCACTACTGCCAATGATAGTAGAAGATTGACCATGGGACAGCTCACGTTTTAGCATAAAGTTTTCACGCTCTAGTAAACGCTTTTCAATACAACGATCGACTGCTGTCATCATTTGTTCAAGATGAAACGGCTTCATGATGAAGTCTGATGCGCCCGCTCGTAATGCTCTAATCGCTACATCCATATCAGCATAACCCGTCATAAAAATAATATCGGACTGACGGTCTGTATCATCCAATGCCTCATGCCATTCGATGCCTGAACGATCGGGTAATCGAATATCAACGATTAACAAATCAAAATGACCTTGGCTACGGAGTTGCTCGGCCTCTGTAATACTTGATGCGGTTTCGACTAAAGCAAATTTTTTCAACATGGCTTTAGTTAAAAAGCTGCGCATTCCTGGTTCATCGTCAACGATTAGAACCGACATGCTGGTGTTAGCGCTTACAGCGATGCTCATAATTACTCCGATTGGACATTTTGGCTCAACTTAGCATTACTTTAGCACTCAATAATACAAACTAGGTCAAGATGAACCACCAAAAAGTGACCTTGGGACAATTTGTCATAGGTGTTTTTTACCACCGTGGGATCTGGTTCACAAATTAAGGCTTTGCCGTGAACTGAATTTGCACATTATGCAATTGGCATTTAACTTGCTTATAGAGCGGACAGTATTAACGGTTACTAAACCGAGACTTACAACCTCCAGTAATGGATTATGCAATTTCATCGTAGTTTAAAAGGATAATTTAATGTTGAAGAAAATCGCCTGTATTACGGCCTTATTTGGCGTGTGGGGTAGCTTGGTTTTTAGTCCATTATTACAAGCAGATGAGCATGATAATCATAGCGTAATAAAATTAGCAACGACCACCAGCACTGAAAACTCTGGTTTATTAAGCGCATTATTACCTACGTTTGAAAAGCAATCAGGTTACTCGGTACAGGTCATCGCTACAGGTACTGGCCAAGCAATTAAACTTGCCAGCCAAGGCGATGTTGATATCGTAATGACCCATGCTCCTGCTGCTGAAGCAAAATTTGTCGCTGATGGTTATGGCATTCAACCCCGCGGTATTATGGAAAACGATTTTGTGGTCTTAGGACCTAAAAATGATCCTGCTGGCGTACACGA encodes the following:
- a CDS encoding sigma-54-dependent transcriptional regulator — protein: MSIAVSANTSMSVLIVDDEPGMRSFLTKAMLKKFALVETASSITEAEQLRSQGHFDLLIVDIRLPDRSGIEWHEALDDTDRQSDIIFMTGYADMDVAIRALRAGASDFIMKPFHLEQMMTAVDRCIEKRLLERENFMLKRELSHGQSSTIIGSSDAINEVKQVIERVAPTNAVVLIEGESGTGKELVARQLHLLSGRKGPFVPVNCGAIAPELLASELFGHIAGSFTGAKASREGLFSFASGGTIFLDEIGEMPMNMQTALLRVLEQRAIRPVGSEKEVAIDVRVVAATNRLLIEEVDQGHFRRDLYYRLNVLNILIPPLRARPEDVVELTHHFTVQISQDLGIKPVLWSHEDLQVLKQHEWPGNIRELKNMIERCILLGKPPAEYWKKAEQAETVDNYGYPLSWTLKDVEKQHVTQVVDSHDGNKSAAARDLGVSRKTLDRKYKDWFGQDSCEDQEEG